In Actinoplanes sp. NBC_00393, a single genomic region encodes these proteins:
- a CDS encoding IS630 family transposase — protein MPVPHARPIILTVAERRRLTALAHSHTAAYQQVIRARIVCDAARGHSNAAIARRHEVTVDTVRRWRGRFADEGLPGLADRSRPGRPPRFTAVQVAEVKALACQLPAETGTPLSKWTCPDLAAEAVGRGIVAAISASTIRRILADDTIKPWQHQSWIFIRDPRFAVKAGRVLGLYARTFDGVGLGDDEYVISSDEKTSIQARCRCHPTLPPGVARMMRVNHEYQRKGALAYLAAYDVHQARVFGHCSPKTGIGPFMTLAEQVMAQEPYASAKRVFWVVDNGSSHRGLAAADRLTKRFPNAVMVHTPVHASWTNQIEIYFSIIQRKVLTPNDFTSLDQVEDRLTAFEQRYNATARPFRWKFTPADLEDLMARIERHEQKEQNPQQPAGCDHQPAPLALAA, from the coding sequence GTGCCCGTCCCTCACGCACGCCCGATCATCCTGACCGTTGCCGAACGACGCAGGCTCACCGCCCTGGCCCACTCCCACACCGCCGCATACCAGCAGGTTATCCGGGCCCGGATCGTCTGTGATGCCGCCCGCGGGCACTCCAACGCCGCGATCGCCCGCCGGCACGAGGTCACTGTCGACACGGTGCGCCGCTGGCGGGGCAGGTTCGCCGACGAAGGCCTGCCCGGGCTGGCCGACCGGTCCCGGCCGGGACGGCCACCACGATTCACCGCGGTCCAGGTCGCCGAGGTCAAAGCCCTGGCCTGCCAACTGCCGGCCGAGACCGGCACACCCTTGTCGAAGTGGACCTGTCCGGATCTGGCCGCCGAGGCCGTCGGCCGGGGCATCGTCGCGGCGATCTCGGCGTCCACCATCCGCCGGATCCTGGCCGACGACACGATCAAGCCCTGGCAGCACCAGTCCTGGATTTTCATCCGCGACCCGCGGTTCGCTGTCAAAGCCGGCCGGGTGCTCGGCCTCTACGCCCGCACCTTCGACGGCGTCGGTCTCGGCGACGACGAGTATGTGATCTCCAGCGACGAGAAGACCAGCATCCAGGCCCGCTGCCGCTGCCACCCCACCCTGCCGCCCGGCGTCGCCCGGATGATGCGGGTCAACCACGAATACCAGCGCAAAGGCGCTCTCGCTTATCTGGCCGCCTACGACGTCCACCAGGCCCGCGTCTTCGGACACTGCTCACCCAAGACCGGAATCGGCCCGTTCATGACCCTGGCCGAGCAGGTCATGGCCCAAGAGCCCTACGCGTCGGCGAAGCGGGTGTTCTGGGTGGTCGACAACGGCTCGTCTCACCGCGGCCTGGCCGCGGCCGACCGCCTCACAAAGCGGTTCCCGAACGCGGTCATGGTCCACACCCCGGTCCACGCCTCCTGGACGAACCAGATCGAGATCTACTTCTCGATCATCCAGCGCAAGGTCCTCACACCCAACGACTTCACCAGCCTTGACCAGGTCGAAGACCGGCTCACCGCCTTCGAGCAGCGCTACAACGCGACCGCCCGGCCGTTCAGATGGAAGTTCACCCCGGCCGACCTCGAGGACCTCATGGCCCGGATCGAGCGACACGAACAGAAAGAGCAGAACCCCCAGCAACCCGCCGGCTGCGATCACCAGCCTGCCCCACTCGCCCTGGCCGCATAA
- a CDS encoding FtsX-like permease family protein, which translates to MRLTLRRARAFAGHLALLAVLAFAAAVLVSALPRAANTLTDQGLRADLGALPAVTRDLVHRAGSSVPFEVPPASAAARLPAWEAGLPAPLPGLVRDRWFSATTGPTDIRPSGPPPYSGSCRPEVRLRYQSGFDTALRLISGRLPRPAATTEVLVTTDAPGLRPGSTLRLESNTGSAPVTVVGVFQPDDAASAYWAASATEPIGCVDPREGMTSRITLLTDIAGITRAGRATGVLAYEWRYALAVERVRAADLASISRAVSTARRAAPAAQASLITGLDTALAGFERQLRGVRAMLAVVRAGLLATVAGLIVLTAQLVVDRRRAEFALLRARGAGTRVVVGRTLRETALVVPVMVLGGRLLAQLVPGRPDPGDGILLAAVGLLALFATPLFAARLPSTRSPSASSPAAHSSFVDSSSAALLAGRGGAGSARRLCAELFVLLLAVLGVVLVRQRGLAAADGVDPYLVSVPVLLGTAAALLTVRLLPWPLSRLGRVTARARGAVPFLGLARAGRGSPVQFWPLAVLVVAVATGVFTASVSGTVSDARDRATDQETAADARVDGFAFAPDTTRALAAVPGVDAVAPLVLSSGTGLTGASGEPVQAQLLVIDGSAAAPVLRAGLPAVLTRPPTADPAPADGPVPAVVSPEVAAEIGSGGIVDVQGRRYRFRVAAVTGSLPTLQPGARRFIALPSQALPVPGFQPLIPNRFLVSGDGFSTDALRVAGDQGQQANLERVLGRPVTPDELARPATVTTWSAHRAALGRGGVNGVLAFAYTTGAAGAAVLALLAVALSVLADAPGRGRSLSRLRTMGLSLRQGRHLLIYEVAPLVAAAFVAGGSVGVLLPRLLGPALDLPSFSAGVTGRSTLDPLLVPAAFLLLTAALAVVVAVESLANRRMRLGEVLRLGP; encoded by the coding sequence ATGAGGCTGACCCTGCGCCGGGCCCGGGCGTTCGCGGGTCATCTCGCCCTGCTGGCCGTCCTGGCCTTCGCCGCTGCCGTGCTGGTCAGCGCCTTGCCCAGGGCGGCCAATACCCTCACCGACCAGGGGCTGCGCGCCGATCTCGGTGCGCTGCCGGCGGTCACCCGTGATCTGGTCCACCGGGCCGGGTCCTCGGTTCCGTTCGAGGTCCCGCCCGCCTCCGCCGCCGCGAGATTGCCGGCATGGGAGGCGGGGCTGCCGGCGCCGTTGCCGGGGCTCGTGCGCGACCGCTGGTTCTCGGCGACCACCGGGCCGACCGACATCCGGCCGTCCGGCCCGCCTCCGTATTCCGGAAGCTGCCGTCCGGAGGTGCGGCTGCGCTACCAGAGTGGCTTCGACACCGCGCTGCGATTGATCTCCGGGCGGCTGCCCCGGCCTGCGGCGACCACCGAGGTGCTGGTCACGACGGATGCGCCCGGGCTGCGGCCCGGTTCCACGCTGCGGCTCGAGAGCAACACCGGGTCGGCGCCGGTCACGGTCGTCGGCGTCTTCCAGCCCGACGACGCTGCTTCGGCGTACTGGGCGGCGTCGGCCACCGAGCCGATCGGCTGCGTGGATCCGCGCGAGGGCATGACCTCCCGGATCACCCTGCTCACCGACATCGCCGGGATCACCCGGGCCGGGCGGGCCACCGGGGTGCTGGCCTACGAGTGGCGTTACGCGCTCGCCGTGGAGCGGGTGCGGGCCGCCGACCTGGCGTCGATCTCCCGCGCGGTGAGCACGGCGCGGCGTGCCGCGCCGGCAGCGCAGGCCTCGCTGATCACCGGCCTCGATACCGCGCTGGCCGGCTTCGAGCGACAGCTGCGCGGGGTACGGGCGATGCTCGCGGTGGTCCGTGCCGGTCTTCTCGCCACCGTGGCCGGGTTGATCGTGCTCACCGCACAGCTGGTCGTCGACCGGCGGCGGGCGGAGTTCGCGCTGCTCCGGGCGCGCGGGGCAGGGACCCGCGTGGTGGTGGGGCGGACGTTGCGGGAGACCGCGCTGGTCGTACCGGTGATGGTTCTCGGTGGCCGCCTGCTCGCGCAGCTCGTGCCGGGCCGGCCCGACCCGGGAGACGGGATCCTGCTCGCCGCCGTCGGTCTGCTGGCGCTGTTCGCCACCCCTCTGTTCGCGGCCCGACTGCCGTCGACCCGTTCGCCGTCTGCCTCCTCGCCCGCTGCCCACTCGTCCTTCGTAGATTCGTCTTCCGCGGCCTTGCTCGCCGGTCGTGGTGGCGCGGGCTCTGCGCGGCGGCTCTGCGCGGAGTTGTTCGTGCTGCTGTTGGCGGTGCTCGGCGTGGTGTTGGTCCGGCAGCGCGGGCTCGCCGCCGCCGACGGCGTCGACCCGTACCTGGTGTCGGTCCCGGTGCTGCTGGGAACGGCTGCGGCTCTGCTCACCGTCCGCTTGCTGCCCTGGCCGCTGAGCCGGCTCGGGCGGGTGACCGCCCGAGCCCGCGGCGCCGTGCCGTTTCTCGGTCTGGCTCGCGCCGGCCGCGGCTCCCCGGTCCAGTTCTGGCCGCTGGCGGTCCTGGTCGTCGCGGTGGCGACCGGTGTGTTCACCGCCTCCGTCAGCGGGACTGTCAGCGACGCCCGCGACCGCGCCACCGATCAGGAGACGGCCGCCGACGCCCGCGTCGACGGCTTCGCGTTCGCCCCGGACACGACCCGTGCCCTCGCGGCGGTCCCCGGCGTCGACGCGGTCGCCCCGCTGGTGCTCTCCTCGGGGACCGGCCTGACCGGCGCGTCCGGTGAGCCGGTGCAGGCCCAACTCCTGGTCATCGACGGCTCCGCGGCGGCCCCCGTCCTGAGAGCCGGACTCCCGGCGGTGCTCACCCGACCGCCCACCGCCGACCCGGCACCGGCCGACGGTCCCGTGCCGGCCGTCGTGTCACCCGAGGTCGCTGCCGAGATCGGTTCCGGCGGCATCGTCGACGTGCAGGGCCGGCGCTACCGGTTCCGCGTCGCCGCTGTCACCGGCTCTCTGCCCACCCTGCAACCCGGTGCCCGCCGTTTCATCGCGCTCCCTTCGCAGGCGCTGCCGGTCCCCGGATTCCAGCCGCTGATCCCCAACCGCTTCCTCGTCTCGGGCGACGGCTTCTCCACCGATGCGCTGCGCGTGGCCGGCGACCAGGGCCAGCAGGCGAACCTTGAGCGTGTCCTCGGCCGGCCCGTCACGCCGGACGAGCTGGCCCGGCCCGCCACAGTGACCACGTGGTCCGCCCACCGCGCCGCTCTCGGCCGCGGAGGTGTCAACGGCGTGCTCGCCTTCGCCTACACCACGGGCGCTGCCGGTGCCGCCGTGCTCGCCCTGCTCGCCGTCGCCCTGTCCGTCCTCGCCGACGCCCCCGGTCGCGGCCGTTCCCTGTCCCGGCTGCGCACGATGGGCCTCTCCCTTCGGCAGGGCCGCCATCTGTTGATCTACGAGGTGGCGCCCTTGGTCGCGGCCGCCTTCGTGGCAGGCGGGTCGGTCGGTGTCCTGCTCCCCCGCCTGCTCGGCCCGGCCCTCGACCTGCCCAGCTTCAGTGCCGGCGTGACCGGCCGTTCCACCCTGGACCCGTTGCTGGTGCCGGCCGCGTTCCTGCTGCTCACGGCAGCCCTAGCGGTGGTGGTAGCGGTCGAAAGCCTGGCCAATCGCCGCATGCGCCTCGGCGAGGTCCTCCGCCTCGGCCCCTGA
- a CDS encoding RNA polymerase sigma-70 factor has translation MSLSSREVDLFERSRGRLEAIAYRMLGSAGDAEDAVQDTFLRWQAAAREHIETPEAWLTRALTNVCLNQLSSARARRETYVGQWLPEPVLAGDRMLGPAETVEQRESVSIAVLALMERLSPHERAVYVLREAFGYPHAGIAEILDLTEANCQQIYRRAKQHLATGRSRRAIDAAEARRIAEEFLAAALSGDVDALVRQLAGDAVSVADGGGEVPARTTPIVGALAIARFVRSSLRPTVAERFVGAEVTLHAAVVNDGPAVVAVTGGRVIGVISLEVTADGIAALHIQANPGKLARVTEHW, from the coding sequence ATGTCGCTCAGTTCGCGTGAGGTCGATCTGTTCGAGCGCTCCCGGGGCCGCCTGGAGGCGATCGCCTACCGGATGCTGGGCTCGGCCGGCGACGCCGAGGACGCGGTCCAGGACACCTTTCTGCGCTGGCAGGCGGCCGCCCGCGAGCACATCGAGACGCCCGAGGCCTGGCTGACCAGGGCGCTCACCAACGTGTGCCTCAACCAGCTCAGCTCGGCGCGGGCCCGCCGGGAGACGTACGTGGGGCAGTGGCTGCCGGAGCCGGTGCTGGCCGGCGACCGGATGCTCGGCCCGGCCGAGACCGTCGAGCAGCGCGAGTCGGTCTCCATCGCCGTGCTCGCGCTGATGGAGCGGCTGTCCCCGCACGAGCGGGCGGTGTACGTCCTGCGCGAGGCCTTCGGCTACCCGCACGCCGGCATCGCCGAAATCCTCGACCTCACCGAGGCGAACTGCCAGCAGATCTACCGGCGCGCCAAGCAGCACCTGGCCACCGGACGGTCCCGCCGGGCGATCGACGCCGCCGAGGCCCGCAGGATCGCCGAGGAGTTCCTGGCCGCGGCCCTCAGCGGCGACGTGGATGCGCTGGTGCGGCAGCTGGCCGGCGACGCGGTCAGCGTGGCCGACGGCGGCGGCGAGGTGCCGGCCCGCACCACCCCGATCGTCGGCGCCCTGGCCATCGCCCGGTTCGTGCGCAGTTCGCTGCGGCCCACGGTCGCCGAGCGGTTCGTCGGCGCCGAGGTCACCCTGCACGCCGCCGTCGTCAACGACGGTCCGGCGGTGGTGGCGGTGACCGGCGGCCGGGTGATCGGGGTGATCTCCCTCGAAGTCACCGCGGACGGGATCGCCGCGCTGCACATCCAGGCCAACCCCGGGAAGCTGGCCCGCGTCACCGAGCATTGGTGA
- a CDS encoding NAD(P)/FAD-dependent oxidoreductase, with product MKHRIVVLGAGYAGTHAAGRLARRLHAADTEITLVNADSEFVERVRLHQVAAGQDLPRRRLSDVYAGTPVTVRQARVTAVDAGNRTVQLDDGELGYDTLVYALGSTSDDHGVPGVAGYAYPLAGLDAAMRLRERLSGLAPGSAVLVAGGGLTGIEAATEIAESRPDLTVAIAARDGVGDWLSDKAQRHLRTVFGRLRITVHEHAAITAVEADGVRTGSGRIPADLTVWAAGFTTHPIAAASALQVAANGQIVADATMRSVSHPEVYAVGDAGITDGPGGKPLRMSCASGIPMAWQAADSIAARLTGRSLPKSPVRYFSQCISLGRRDGIIQVVTADDRATSTAVTGALAARMKELVCAGAGWSIAHPTVLLPTRRRRIQLPTSSAAMKAVG from the coding sequence ATGAAGCACCGCATCGTCGTTCTCGGGGCCGGGTACGCCGGGACCCACGCCGCCGGCCGCCTCGCCCGCCGCCTGCACGCCGCCGACACCGAGATCACGCTGGTCAACGCGGACAGCGAGTTCGTCGAGCGGGTCCGGCTGCACCAGGTCGCGGCCGGGCAGGACCTGCCGCGGCGCCGGTTGAGCGACGTCTACGCCGGCACGCCGGTCACGGTACGCCAGGCGCGGGTCACCGCAGTCGACGCCGGCAACCGGACCGTGCAGCTGGACGACGGGGAACTCGGCTACGACACCCTGGTCTACGCCCTCGGCAGCACGAGCGACGATCACGGCGTGCCCGGGGTGGCCGGATACGCGTACCCCCTCGCCGGTCTGGACGCCGCGATGCGCCTGCGTGAGCGGCTCTCCGGCCTGGCTCCGGGCTCGGCCGTGCTGGTCGCCGGCGGCGGCCTCACCGGCATCGAGGCGGCCACCGAGATCGCCGAGTCCCGGCCTGACCTGACCGTGGCGATCGCCGCCCGCGACGGCGTCGGCGACTGGCTCAGCGACAAGGCGCAGCGGCACCTGCGGACCGTCTTCGGACGGCTCCGCATCACCGTCCACGAGCACGCCGCCATCACCGCTGTCGAGGCGGACGGCGTGCGCACCGGCAGCGGACGGATCCCGGCCGACCTGACGGTCTGGGCCGCCGGTTTCACCACCCACCCGATCGCCGCCGCCAGCGCCCTGCAGGTCGCGGCGAACGGCCAGATCGTGGCGGACGCGACCATGCGCTCGGTGTCACACCCCGAGGTGTACGCCGTCGGCGACGCCGGCATCACGGACGGCCCGGGCGGCAAGCCGCTGCGGATGTCGTGCGCCTCCGGCATCCCGATGGCCTGGCAGGCGGCCGACTCGATCGCCGCCCGTCTGACCGGCCGCAGCCTTCCGAAGTCCCCGGTGCGCTACTTCTCGCAGTGCATCAGCCTGGGCCGCCGCGACGGCATCATCCAGGTGGTCACCGCCGACGACCGGGCCACGTCGACCGCTGTCACGGGTGCCCTGGCCGCCCGCATGAAGGAGCTGGTCTGCGCGGGGGCGGGCTGGAGCATCGCGCACCCGACCGTTCTGCTGCCGACCCGCCGCCGCCGGATTCAGTTGCCGACCTCGAGCGCGGCCATGAAGGCGGTCGGGTAA
- a CDS encoding aldo/keto reductase, with the protein MQTRTHGSTLGLGAMGMSGEAYGPADRAEAIATVHAALDAGVTLIDTGDFYGMGHNELLLAEALRGRDRDSYQLSVKFGQLRGPGHVFGGQDGRPGSVKNFLAYSLTRLGVDHIDVYRPARLDPDVPIEDTVGAIKEMIDAGYVRHVGLSEVGAATIRRAHAVHPVADLQIEYSLLSRAVEAEVLPALRELGIGMTAYGVLGRGLLAGDWTPGRAGDMRNVSPRFAAGNVEHNLALVDALRRVAAAHGCTVGQLAIAWVAAQGPDVVPLVGARTRQRLSEALPAADLKLTAEALAEIEEAVPAGSARGDRYPTAFMAALEVGN; encoded by the coding sequence ATGCAGACACGAACTCACGGCAGCACGTTGGGACTCGGCGCGATGGGCATGTCGGGTGAGGCGTACGGGCCGGCCGACCGGGCGGAGGCCATCGCCACCGTGCACGCCGCGCTCGACGCCGGCGTCACCCTGATCGACACCGGCGACTTCTACGGCATGGGGCACAACGAGCTGCTGCTCGCCGAGGCCCTGCGCGGGCGGGACCGGGACAGTTACCAGCTCAGCGTCAAGTTCGGGCAGCTGCGCGGGCCCGGCCACGTCTTCGGCGGTCAGGACGGGCGGCCCGGGTCGGTGAAGAACTTCCTCGCGTACTCGCTGACCCGCCTCGGCGTCGACCACATCGACGTCTACCGGCCGGCCCGGCTCGACCCGGACGTGCCGATCGAGGACACGGTCGGCGCGATCAAGGAGATGATCGACGCCGGGTACGTGCGGCACGTCGGGCTGTCCGAGGTCGGCGCCGCCACGATCCGCCGGGCGCACGCCGTGCACCCGGTCGCCGACCTGCAGATCGAGTACTCGCTGCTGTCCCGCGCGGTGGAGGCCGAGGTGCTGCCGGCGTTGCGGGAGCTGGGCATCGGGATGACCGCGTACGGCGTACTCGGCCGGGGCCTGCTCGCCGGGGACTGGACGCCCGGGCGGGCCGGGGACATGCGCAACGTGAGCCCGCGGTTCGCGGCCGGGAACGTGGAACACAACCTCGCGCTGGTCGACGCGCTGCGACGGGTCGCCGCGGCGCACGGATGCACGGTCGGCCAGCTGGCCATCGCGTGGGTGGCGGCGCAGGGCCCGGACGTCGTTCCGCTGGTCGGTGCGCGTACCCGGCAGCGGTTGTCCGAAGCCCTGCCCGCCGCGGACCTGAAGCTGACCGCCGAAGCCCTCGCCGAGATCGAGGAGGCCGTGCCGGCGGGCTCGGCCCGCGGCGACCGTTACCCGACCGCCTTCATGGCCGCGCTCGAGGTCGGCAACTGA
- a CDS encoding MmyB family transcriptional regulator — protein MADLRAVAGRRSGDPTVTGLVERLRAASADFRRLWDEHEVAVRRADQKTLVHPRVGPLLMDCETLVTPDLGQQLLVFTPADTAARERLELLRVLGTEEFAAGTGH, from the coding sequence GTGGCCGATCTGCGCGCGGTGGCCGGCCGCCGGTCCGGCGATCCCACGGTCACCGGGTTGGTCGAGCGGTTGCGGGCGGCGAGCGCCGACTTCCGCCGGCTCTGGGACGAGCACGAGGTGGCGGTGCGCCGGGCCGACCAGAAGACGCTGGTGCATCCGCGGGTCGGCCCGCTGCTGATGGACTGCGAAACCCTGGTCACCCCGGATCTGGGCCAGCAGCTGCTGGTGTTCACACCGGCGGACACCGCGGCCCGGGAACGGCTGGAACTGCTGCGCGTGCTCGGCACCGAGGAGTTCGCTGCCGGGACAGGCCACTAG
- the helR gene encoding RNA polymerase recycling motor ATPase HelR → MTTSVFHLPENLAAKAEPALIAEDEKHFAAMAASLEQTYADLTARLHAARQAPAGELGHAVERDNEVHRLTARLRTLRRFGLDLCLGHMVPADGSPPVYIGRLGLTDGEGGRLLLDWRSPAAEPFFGATHANPMGLVSRRRYRWTRGRITDYWDEVFAADEFEGHHASLDDQSAFIASLGTNRSPKMRDVLGTIQADQDAIIRAGSQGALIVDGGPGTGKTVVALHRTAYLLYHDPRLNQRRGGVLFVGPHQPYLNYVADVLPNLGEEDVQTCTLRDLVAEGATAAGETDPEVSRLKSSAGLVRAIEAAVRFYEEPPAKGLTVETEDADIRVTAADWALAFEAAEAGVPHNEARELVWEELLTILADKHEVSLRGNRDLRTAFNRAWPLLEAADVVADLWSVPAYLRKCAPWLSTDEIRALQRPDPRAWTVDDLPLLDAARQRLGDPEETRRRHRHEAAVTAERERKLRVVDDLREHADDEYGMGLLSMLHGEDFQDVLVDSAALGSAEPDLLAGPFAHIVVDEAQELTDAQWQMLLLRCPSRSFTIVGDRAQARHGFTESWRERLARAGIEQVELASLSINYRTPSEVMAAAEPAIRAALPDANVPTSIRSSGVPVRHGPISELDAILNAWLAANEEGIACVIGHPAFPGTDRIRSLTPELSKGLEFDLVVVVDPDDFGVGIEGAVDRYVAMTRATRELVVLTG, encoded by the coding sequence CTGACCACCAGCGTGTTCCACCTTCCGGAGAACCTGGCCGCGAAGGCCGAGCCGGCGTTGATCGCCGAGGACGAGAAGCACTTCGCGGCGATGGCCGCGAGCCTGGAGCAGACGTACGCCGATCTCACCGCCCGCCTGCACGCCGCGCGCCAGGCGCCGGCCGGGGAGCTCGGGCACGCCGTCGAGCGGGACAACGAGGTGCACCGGTTGACCGCGCGCCTGCGTACGCTGCGCCGGTTCGGTCTTGATCTTTGTCTGGGGCACATGGTGCCCGCGGACGGATCGCCGCCGGTGTACATCGGGCGGCTCGGCCTGACCGACGGCGAGGGTGGCCGGCTGCTGCTCGACTGGCGGTCGCCGGCCGCCGAGCCGTTCTTCGGCGCCACCCACGCCAACCCGATGGGCCTGGTCAGCCGCCGCCGGTACCGGTGGACGCGGGGCCGGATCACCGACTACTGGGACGAGGTGTTCGCCGCCGACGAGTTCGAGGGGCACCACGCCTCGCTCGACGACCAGTCCGCGTTCATCGCCAGCCTGGGCACCAACCGTTCGCCGAAGATGCGTGACGTGCTCGGCACCATCCAGGCCGACCAGGACGCGATCATCCGGGCCGGGTCGCAGGGCGCGCTGATCGTGGACGGCGGGCCGGGCACGGGCAAGACCGTGGTGGCCCTGCACCGTACGGCCTACCTGCTCTACCACGACCCGCGCCTGAACCAGCGCCGCGGCGGCGTGCTGTTCGTCGGCCCGCACCAGCCGTACCTGAACTACGTCGCCGACGTGCTGCCCAACCTCGGCGAGGAGGACGTGCAGACCTGCACGCTGCGCGATCTGGTCGCCGAGGGCGCTACCGCGGCGGGCGAGACCGACCCGGAGGTGTCCCGGCTGAAGTCGTCGGCCGGGCTGGTCCGGGCGATCGAGGCGGCCGTGCGGTTCTACGAGGAGCCGCCCGCCAAGGGCCTGACCGTCGAGACCGAGGACGCCGACATCCGGGTGACCGCCGCGGACTGGGCGCTGGCGTTCGAGGCGGCCGAGGCCGGCGTCCCGCACAACGAGGCCCGTGAGCTGGTCTGGGAGGAGCTGCTCACGATCCTCGCCGACAAGCACGAGGTGTCGCTGCGCGGAAACCGGGATCTGCGTACGGCGTTCAACCGTGCCTGGCCGCTGCTGGAGGCCGCCGACGTGGTCGCCGACCTCTGGTCGGTCCCGGCCTACCTGCGCAAATGCGCGCCCTGGCTGAGCACCGACGAGATCCGCGCCCTGCAGCGCCCGGACCCCCGGGCGTGGACGGTCGACGACCTGCCGCTGCTGGACGCGGCCCGCCAGCGGCTCGGCGACCCGGAGGAGACCCGCCGCCGGCACCGCCACGAGGCGGCCGTCACCGCCGAGCGCGAACGCAAGCTGCGGGTGGTCGACGACCTGCGCGAGCACGCCGACGACGAGTACGGGATGGGCCTGCTCAGCATGCTGCACGGCGAGGACTTCCAGGACGTCCTGGTCGACTCGGCCGCGCTGGGCAGCGCCGAACCGGACCTGCTGGCCGGCCCGTTCGCGCACATCGTCGTGGACGAGGCGCAGGAGCTGACCGACGCGCAGTGGCAGATGCTGCTGCTGCGCTGCCCGTCGCGCAGTTTCACCATCGTCGGCGACCGCGCGCAGGCCCGGCACGGGTTCACCGAGTCGTGGCGGGAACGCCTGGCACGGGCCGGGATCGAGCAGGTGGAGCTGGCGTCGCTGAGCATCAACTACCGCACGCCTTCGGAAGTCATGGCGGCAGCGGAACCGGCCATCCGGGCCGCCCTGCCGGACGCCAACGTGCCGACCTCGATCCGCAGCAGCGGTGTGCCGGTCCGGCACGGCCCGATCAGCGAGCTGGACGCAATCCTGAACGCCTGGCTGGCCGCGAACGAGGAAGGGATCGCCTGCGTCATCGGCCACCCGGCGTTCCCCGGGACCGACCGGATCCGGTCGCTGACCCCGGAACTGTCCAAGGGCCTCGAGTTCGACCTGGTCGTGGTCGTCGACCCGGACGACTTCGGCGTCGGCATCGAAGGGGCGGTGGACCGGTACGTGGCGATGACCCGGGCCACCCGGGAACTGGTCGTGCTGACCGGTTAG
- a CDS encoding endonuclease/exonuclease/phosphatase family protein yields the protein MTWNLWWRFGPRWDDRQPGILATLDRLRPDLVALQEVWAGDGTSQAHQLAEELGMHAVFASPSYPPAPDQAGFDLGIAVLSRWPILDHEAPVMPARHRSWDPVALTVRVEHPAGPLPIVAACLDYGVPYTDDRIAQGDFIAGLATDPRFDGPCPVLLMGDLNAAVDSPVLRGVGDVLTDAWIAGGGAPDAITLPSTHPSAPLEAGPQMVDQRIDHIFFRPGREDQHVLVEGVQIAGDPIGGIHPSDHRAVVADLRWRG from the coding sequence ATGACGTGGAACCTCTGGTGGCGCTTCGGTCCGCGCTGGGACGACCGGCAGCCCGGCATCCTGGCCACTCTGGACCGGCTCCGGCCGGACTTGGTGGCGTTGCAGGAGGTCTGGGCCGGTGACGGCACGAGCCAGGCGCATCAGCTCGCCGAGGAACTGGGCATGCACGCCGTGTTCGCCTCACCGTCGTACCCGCCGGCGCCGGACCAGGCCGGCTTCGATCTGGGCATCGCCGTGCTCAGCCGCTGGCCGATCCTCGACCACGAGGCCCCGGTGATGCCGGCCCGGCACCGCAGCTGGGACCCGGTCGCGCTGACCGTGCGGGTCGAGCATCCGGCGGGCCCGCTGCCGATCGTGGCGGCCTGCCTGGACTACGGCGTTCCGTACACCGACGACCGCATCGCGCAGGGCGACTTCATCGCCGGCCTGGCCACCGACCCGCGCTTCGACGGGCCGTGCCCGGTACTGCTGATGGGCGACCTGAACGCCGCGGTCGACTCCCCGGTGCTGCGCGGCGTCGGCGACGTGCTCACCGACGCCTGGATCGCGGGTGGTGGCGCCCCGGACGCGATCACCCTGCCGTCGACCCACCCCTCGGCGCCGCTGGAGGCCGGCCCGCAGATGGTCGATCAGCGCATCGACCACATCTTCTTCCGGCCCGGCCGCGAAGACCAGCACGTGCTCGTGGAGGGCGTGCAGATCGCCGGCGACCCGATCGGCGGCATACACCCCTCCGATCACCGGGCAGTCGTCGCCGACCTGCGCTGGCGCGGCTGA
- a CDS encoding MerR family transcriptional regulator — MRIGELARRSGVSERSLRYYETQGLLTSERTPGGHREYGEWAVDRVIRIQILYAAGLNSRTIAGMLPCMRDTDGGPSEIATQRLVDDLLAERDRIDTLIGNLVRSREVLDEVIGTASEAVKPR, encoded by the coding sequence ATGCGGATCGGCGAGCTGGCGCGGCGCAGCGGGGTGAGCGAGCGGTCCCTGCGCTACTACGAGACCCAGGGGCTGCTGACCTCCGAGCGCACCCCCGGCGGCCACCGGGAGTACGGGGAGTGGGCCGTCGACCGGGTGATCCGGATCCAGATCCTCTACGCCGCCGGCCTCAACAGCAGGACCATCGCCGGGATGCTGCCCTGCATGCGCGACACGGACGGCGGGCCCAGCGAGATCGCCACCCAGCGGCTCGTCGACGACCTGCTGGCCGAGCGGGACCGCATCGACACCCTGATCGGCAACCTGGTCCGGTCCCGCGAGGTTCTCGACGAGGTGATCGGCACCGCGTCGGAGGCGGTGAAACCGCGCTGA